The genomic region GACCAGCTTCGTGATATGCTACCAAGGTTTTGCGTTTTTCGCTCATTACCCGGTCTTTCTTTTCTGGACCTGCTAATACCCGATCAATAGCATCGTTAATTTCATCCATGGAAATTTCGGTCAGGTTGCGACGTGCTGCTAAAATTGCTGCTTCGTTCAACAGGTTGGATAGGTCCGCACCGGTGAATCCGGGAGTGCGACGGGCAATTCTATCTAGGTCTACATCTTTTGATAGGGTTTTACCTCTAGCATGAACTCTGAGGATTTCACTCCTTCCACCATAGTCAGGACGGTCTACTACCACTTGACGATCAAAGCGACCAGGACGCAATAGAGCTGAATCAAGAACGTCTGGACGGTTAGTGGCAGCAATAATGATAATTCCTGTATTACCTTCAAAACCATCCATTTCCGTTAGTAATTGGTTGAGGGTTTGTTCCCTTTCATCGTTACCTCCCCCTAAACCAGCACCTCTTTGACGACCTACCGCATCAATTTCATCAATGAAGACTATGCAAGGAGCGTTGGATTTTGCCTGTTCAAACAGGTCTCGCACTCTAGATGCACCTACACCCACGAACATTTCCACAAATTCCGATCCGGAAATACTGAAGAAGGGTACACCTGCTTCCCCTGCTACTGCTCGTGCTAATAGGGTTTTACCTGTTCCTGGTGGTCCTACTAATAATACACCTTTAGGAATTTTCGCGCCAACAGCAGTAAAGCGATCAGCATTTTTTAAAAAGTCTACAACTTCATTTAATTCCAGTTTGGCTTGGTCAATACCCGCCACATCCCCAAAGGTGACTTGGGTTTGGGGTTCCATTTGCACTCTGGCTTTGGATTTCCCAAAGTTCATGGCTTGACTACCAGGACCACTCTGGGCCCGACGTAGTAAGAAAAATAAACCCACTAACAGCAATACAGGGAAAAATAGGCTACTCAGTGCCCTAAACCAAAATCCGTCGTCTGTTTGAGGTAGTACGGCAATATCTACACCTTTATTGCTTAGGGTGTTGATTAAATCTGGGTCGTTGACCAGGATGACCCGCTTTTTGTTCGGATCATATTTTGGTGTCACCACCGCTGTGGTCCGATCTGAACTGAGGCTAACTCTTTCTACCCGCCCCTGTTCCACCTGTTGGATAAATTCACTATACCTCCACGTTTCTACCTGTGGCGGTTGATTGTCAAAAAACGCTGTCCCTAAGGCTATTACTACTATAAATAACAGCGCGTACAGCCCCGCATTTCTCCATCTCTTGTTCACTGAGGTATATCCTCCTAGTTTTGGGCGTTAGTCTAAGTTCTCTAAAATAAGAGAGATTTTATGAGAATTATGTTAACTTATTTTAAGATATACCAAAACTTCACTCCTGTCATGATAGAAATAATCTTTTGATCTCCCAAAAGCATGAATGTCTAGGATTATATTCTAACCTCTCTTGACAATCCTGCACCATATATATGGGAACTATCTCTACCACGCTGTTGCTATAGGCGATCGCCTCTAGGTCTTTGACCAGGTTTCCTGTCCATGGTTCTTGCTTGACGGGAATTTGATTTTTCTGTAAGTGATCAATAATGAGCGATCGCTCGATTCCTGGGAGGATTCCCTCTGTGAGGGGTGGTGTCCACCAGCAGTGGTCTTTCCAACCCCAAAGGTTGCCAGTGGCGGTTTCTAGCCACTTTCCCTGGTTGTCTACTAAAATTACTTCTTGGGCCTTGAGACTTTGGGCATTAGTTTTTGCCAACCAAGGAGCCAGATAGTTACCGGTTTTATGCTGGGGTAGGGAACGGTTCCACCTGACATTACCAAGGGTGACCATTATACCATGATTTTGTCTTTCAGCTAGGTTTTCTGGGAGGAATCTACCTGTAATCCATTCTCGACCATCGGGGAAAACAGTGATTCTGATGACGGGGAAATTTTGTGAGAGTATTTCCGCACCTTGATGTATATCTGACCAGTTAGGTTCTTTCCAGTCAAATATGTCTAGGGTGGATTTTAGACGAAAACAGTGGGCATACCAATTAGTTAGGCGATGATTGAGACAGCTTTGATATACCCTGATAGTTGTAAAAACTGTAGCTCCGTAAATTAACCCTGGGTCATCAACATCTAATGTGAGTGTTGTTGATTTTATCAGTTGACCACAATACCAATACATCATCTGTTCCTATTCTATAACCAAACAAGTCAGTCTCTTTCAGGAAAAATAACAGTGGGTAAACCCAAATTATTCACAACTACCTTACCACCTAAATTTTCAATTTCGCCAGTGGCAATTTGTCGGGTTTTGCCATCTACATTATTTTGTAAAACCATGGTCCAGGTGGCAATACGAGCAAACTTACTGTCAGGATTCCTCAAAAGAAAATTAGCAGTTTTTTCAGAGAAGAAAACCACTTTTTGCGCCTCTGGATCATCATATTCCCGCGCCCAATTAGCAGCTTTTATAAAAGA from Cylindrospermopsis curvispora GIHE-G1 harbors:
- the ftsH3 gene encoding ATP-dependent zinc metalloprotease FtsH3 translates to MNKRWRNAGLYALLFIVVIALGTAFFDNQPPQVETWRYSEFIQQVEQGRVERVSLSSDRTTAVVTPKYDPNKKRVILVNDPDLINTLSNKGVDIAVLPQTDDGFWFRALSSLFFPVLLLVGLFFLLRRAQSGPGSQAMNFGKSKARVQMEPQTQVTFGDVAGIDQAKLELNEVVDFLKNADRFTAVGAKIPKGVLLVGPPGTGKTLLARAVAGEAGVPFFSISGSEFVEMFVGVGASRVRDLFEQAKSNAPCIVFIDEIDAVGRQRGAGLGGGNDEREQTLNQLLTEMDGFEGNTGIIIIAATNRPDVLDSALLRPGRFDRQVVVDRPDYGGRSEILRVHARGKTLSKDVDLDRIARRTPGFTGADLSNLLNEAAILAARRNLTEISMDEINDAIDRVLAGPEKKDRVMSEKRKTLVAYHEAGHALVGALMPDYDPVQKISIIPRGRAGGLTWFTPSEDRMDTGLYSRAYLENQMAVALGGRLAEEIIFGEEEVTTGASNDLQQVARVARQMITRFGMSDRLGPVALGRQQGNMFLGRDIMSERDFSEETAAAIDEEVRKLVDTAYFRAKEVLLNNRQILDQIAQMLIDKETVDADELQDILSNNDVKTAAFA
- a CDS encoding aminotransferase class IV; protein product: MYWYCGQLIKSTTLTLDVDDPGLIYGATVFTTIRVYQSCLNHRLTNWYAHCFRLKSTLDIFDWKEPNWSDIHQGAEILSQNFPVIRITVFPDGREWITGRFLPENLAERQNHGIMVTLGNVRWNRSLPQHKTGNYLAPWLAKTNAQSLKAQEVILVDNQGKWLETATGNLWGWKDHCWWTPPLTEGILPGIERSLIIDHLQKNQIPVKQEPWTGNLVKDLEAIAYSNSVVEIVPIYMVQDCQERLEYNPRHSCFWEIKRLFLS